Below is a genomic region from Escherichia ruysiae.
GATTATTGTGCCTTAATGCCCGGTTAACCAGGCTTTTAGAAGTCGCTGTTCTGAGCTTAACGTCTGTATTAATAGAAACGCCGCATTCTACACTACAACATTGAGGCGAGGAAATGTTCATACCGTATGGATTGTGGTATCTGGAAACGTCCTCGCATTTGTTATGCAAAATACAACAAAGCCAGTGAAATCACTGGCTCGCGTCTTCCGAAGATGTTTCAAATCGCACAAGACCAGGCGGCAATGCCACGCTTAAGATGACAGGTTGCCATTCTGCCCGGGCAGCAAACTTACGTGAGTATCCACGCGCAATGAGGAATCCGCCAACGCCGCCGAGAATCGCACCACATAATGCTGCAATATCTGAAGCAAAGAGTAGCTGAAATAACGAAGCGATGAAGAATAATCCCACCAACGGCGACATATAAACCAGTAATGCGGAGCTGAGCAGGCTGCCTTCGGCGATTCCTAATTCCACTTTTTGCCCCGGCACTAACGGTTCATCACAGGGTACGACGATGGTATGCGTGGTTTGCGGGCCAAGTTTATTTAACACGCGGCTACCGCAACCAGCACGGGAAGCACAGCTGCTACATGAGGCTTTGACATCACAACTGACCAGCGCCTGCCCGTTTTTCCAGGAGACAACAGTGGCCCACTCTTTAATCATTGCCCTGCCCCAAACTTAATATTCTCGGCAATGCGCTTCGCCGTTTGCGGTGGCAGTTCACCAACAATGGTGATTTCGGCGTTATCACGTACGCTGGTACTGACGGTTCTGCGTCCGGTGCGCAACATTTGGTCGGTGCTCGATGGCGTAGCACGGTTTACGTTTACCGAGAAGCTGAATAATCCGTCGGAATAGAGACGTGATTCGATAGGCATGTTGTCCATCGTCGGTAACGGACGCCGACTGCTGGAGACTTCACTAAAGCCCTGCGGCAACCAGGTTGGAGTCCAGTTAAATTTGGCTTTTTCACCCACAGGTACAGAAAGCAGCGGTGGCAAGTTCGCTTTCGCCAGCGTCTGCATACTGCTGCTGATATCCTGATTGACGTTGAAAGCAATCACACGGAATTGTTCCAGCGTTTCACCATCACGATCAAGGAGATCTACCCGCATCGGTAATTTCGATTCGGTATCCATCCATACGATGTAGCTGTAGCGTGTGCCATCACGAGCTACTACGCGGATTACCTCACATAAGCGGTCGGCAATACGCGTACGCCCCACGGAGATAAAGTCGTAGTAAGGAGAAAGACGCTTGAAATCGGTATAGATGAGCGATGGCAGAGAATCAACAATGTAATCGCCATTAAGTGTGAACGGTTCAAGACCCGGTTCAAAATAGCTGATTTCATTGCCGCGCTGTACCACTTCCCGGCGCGGGCCATCCATTTGCAACAACTGTGCAAGAGGACGGTTATCGAGGCGTGCATGTCGATAACGCAGAGACTCAACACCTTGTTTATTGATGCTGATGAATGACAGCTCGTAATTCAGTGACTGGCTAGCCAGGTTCATCTGCTGTAATAACGCCCCGGACGCAGGGGTGGCCGAGGCGTTAGCAGAGAATAACAGGCTACCTGTCACTAATGACATGGCAAACCAAAGTTGCTTCATTACTGCGATTGCGTTCCTAAAGTTTGAATTCCTGGCACCTGTACAGCGGCTTGCTGTGTCTGGGCCTGCTCAAACTGAAGCTGTTCGGAGTGGAGTCGACGTTGCAGTTCGTAATCCTGCAACATGGCATTAATGCGACGACGCTGCTCCTGTACCTGCTGCTGTTGACCATTGTTCGTGGTCGCTTCAGAAGGCACTCCCAGACTTACCGGACTGGCTTTACCCATCATCGGCAGAGTATTAAATACCGGAGTTTCGGGCTGCTGGGACGTTTCAGATTGTCCATTATAGTGCTGGACGCCAACGATAACTGCAAGCGATACACACGCCGCTACGCCCATTTGGGTAAGCTGTGCCGCCCACGGACGGACTTTCTGCCAGAATGGCATTTTCTGCCATTGATGCGGTGCAGGCTGAGCCTCTGGGATCAATGTCGTCGGTTGACGTACTGGCTCTTCTTCAATGGCAGCCATCACGCGGGAAGAGATATCGAAATGAAGTACCTCGGGAGTATCACCCCGCATAGAGTCACGGATTAAGTGATAGTTTTCCCAGGTTTTCTGCATTTCCG
It encodes:
- the rseC gene encoding SoxR-reducing system protein RseC, giving the protein MIKEWATVVSWKNGQALVSCDVKASCSSCASRAGCGSRVLNKLGPQTTHTIVVPCDEPLVPGQKVELGIAEGSLLSSALLVYMSPLVGLFFIASLFQLLFASDIAALCGAILGGVGGFLIARGYSRKFAARAEWQPVILSVALPPGLVRFETSSEDASQ
- the rseB gene encoding sigma-E factor regulatory protein RseB; this translates as MKQLWFAMSLVTGSLLFSANASATPASGALLQQMNLASQSLNYELSFISINKQGVESLRYRHARLDNRPLAQLLQMDGPRREVVQRGNEISYFEPGLEPFTLNGDYIVDSLPSLIYTDFKRLSPYYDFISVGRTRIADRLCEVIRVVARDGTRYSYIVWMDTESKLPMRVDLLDRDGETLEQFRVIAFNVNQDISSSMQTLAKANLPPLLSVPVGEKAKFNWTPTWLPQGFSEVSSSRRPLPTMDNMPIESRLYSDGLFSFSVNVNRATPSSTDQMLRTGRRTVSTSVRDNAEITIVGELPPQTAKRIAENIKFGAGQ
- the rseA gene encoding anti-sigma-E factor RseA — encoded protein: MQKEQLSALMDGETLDSELLNELAHNPEMQKTWENYHLIRDSMRGDTPEVLHFDISSRVMAAIEEEPVRQPTTLIPEAQPAPHQWQKMPFWQKVRPWAAQLTQMGVAACVSLAVIVGVQHYNGQSETSQQPETPVFNTLPMMGKASPVSLGVPSEATTNNGQQQQVQEQRRRINAMLQDYELQRRLHSEQLQFEQAQTQQAAVQVPGIQTLGTQSQ